In the Acetobacterium sp. KB-1 genome, CGCTAAACGCATTACGACTGTTAAATCCTGTGCCAAGCAGAGTAACCGTGAGTAGAGCCAAAATTGAGAGTGACACCAGTAATTCCAGCAAGGTATAACCCTCTTTTTTCCGTAGACATGGACGATTTGCACGTTTCATTTTTTTTGCACTCGTTTTCATTAAAGTGGCGCTATACACCGGGGCTGGCAGTCAAACTGATTTCTTTTAAAGCGCTATCATAGGTGAAAACGACACCCTTCGTGACCGCCTTTACTTCCGAATTTTTTAAATAGCCAACACGATTAAGCTCCGTCACCAGTTCATTAAAGGTATCTACCCCTGCTGGAATATCCCCAATTTCCGCCTGATAAAGCAAAACGGCACTTTCAATAATCCGAATATTGGCCTCATCCGTTTTTTTCTGAGAGTTTTCGAGAACACCGGTAAATTGTGGAATCGCCATCGCTGCCAGGGCGCCTAAAACAGCAATCACAACAATTATTTCCATCAACGTAAAGCCGCTAAAACGATTTTGTCGGATGATCCTGTGCATTCTGACGGGTTTGCATTTATTTCCCACTTTCAATCCCCTATCTCTTTTTATTTGATATTACCACGCTGGGATATTAAAAAAAAGAGTAAATATTTTGCCTCATCTAAAATCTAATCAACAGCATCGTCAGCCGATTATAAATCCCAGGCTTCTTTTAAGATGCCAATCCCGCTATAAATCTGTTTGTCGGTTAACGAACCATACCCCAGCAAAACCATGCTTTTATAATTTTCCGCACCATGGATAAAATAGGGTGAAACCGGATAGACTCGCACGCCCTGAGCCAAGGCCCGGGTATACATAGCTTCTTCGGTGAGACCATTGTCAAGCTGTACAAGCAGATGATGCCCGGCGTTTTCACCGGTTATTTTGACCCGATCACCCCATTGCTTTAATGCATTCATCAGAACGATCCGTTTACCCTTATAGACTTTTCGCATTTTATTGACATGCTTTTCAAAAACACCGTCAGAAATAAAAGCACCAATCATTTTTTGCTCCAAACTGGAAACTGGCGAACTAATGGCATCCGCTATTTCAAGATAGGCCTTCAACAAGGCTTCTGGCAATACCATATAGCTAATCCGAAATGATGGTGCAATGGATTTAGAAAAGGTTCCAATGTAAATCACCTTACCATTATTATCAATACTCTGAAGTGAGGGCAGCGGCTTTTCATTGTAGCGAAATTCACTGTCATAATCATCTTCAATAATATAATTCCCCTGATCCTGATTGGCAAAATTAAGTAAGCGAATGCGTCGATCAATGGGCATACTCATCCCCAACGGAAACTGGTGGGAGGGGGTCACATAAA is a window encoding:
- a CDS encoding competence type IV pilus major pilin ComGC, giving the protein MHRIIRQNRFSGFTLMEIIVVIAVLGALAAMAIPQFTGVLENSQKKTDEANIRIIESAVLLYQAEIGDIPAGVDTFNELVTELNRVGYLKNSEVKAVTKGVVFTYDSALKEISLTASPGV